The following is a genomic window from Bacillus paramycoides.
TATTATAAGAATATCACTAGCTATTGAATCCATACTATAAAACGTAAACTCCTAAATAGAGATTTGTCACATTATTTCTGTTTAAGATTAAATACCTTTAATAATTTGTAAATTCTATAAAAGTTTACAACATCCTATAAGCTATTTTTGGCGTAGATTAAGTCGTTTTAAGAGCCAAAAATATTATTTGAAATATCCCTATTTTAAATTGAGTATTATTTTTTACTAGTAAAACGCTACTTAAACGCATAGCGTTCCAAAAGATCCCCTTACAAACTTTTCATGTATTTCAAATTAAAAAAACATTAGCTAGATGCTAATTCTATTAATGAAAGCTTTGATTCTTACACATATATCTAGTAAAATTCTTATATCGGAATCAAACTTCTAATAATAAAATTTCAAGTAAGCCTTTATTTATTATATTGTTTAATAAATATTTTCTTGTTTTCAAAAGTGAACGTTATCAAAACGGATAGCTTTTATAATTTAATTAACCTCAATATTAGATACATAGACTAATCTAAAAGACAAGTATCTGCTCAGGAATCCTTTTGAAAGTAGTAAAGTCCTTTTAACCTTGTAGCCCTATAAAAGTCTCTATTATTAGAGGAATGATCCTACTAATAAAGAAAGAATATCTAACACACAAATAATGGAGGTGTAAAGTTTGGAATATGGATATTTTGCACAAGAAGTAGCAAAGCAACTAGATATTAATACTAATACACTTCGTAGATGGTCAATTGAACTAGAGAAAATGGAGTACATATTTGAAAGAAATGAACGTAACCAACGAATTTATTATGAAAATGATATAGATATTTTAAAACAAATGAAGGAATACCTAAATCAAAACTGGAAATTAGAAGAGGCCGCTACGCGAAGCATTGATATAGTTGAAGAAAACGCACAAAAAACGGATAGCGTTCAGGAAGAAATTGATACTGAAGTAACACTTCAAAAACGTTCACAGACGGATATTTCAATAATTCAAGATAAGTTTTCTTATATGTTTAACCAACAAGAAAAAATTGTACAACAAAACCAAGATATTATTAATTTATTATTACAAGAAAGATCAGAAAAAGAAGAAAAAGATTTGCAAATTCAATTACTACAAGAAAAACTAGATAAAACAATTCAATTGCTAAATGAAGATCGACAAGAACAACTGGATAACACCAAGAAAACGTTCATTCAACGTTTGTTTAATCGAAACTAATTTTTGGGTACATTTTCTATCAAATACGTATCCCAATAAAAAAAAGCGGTAATTACCGCTTTTTTTTTATTTTTTAACCCATCTTCACAATGCTAAATATAGATCTTCAAAAGTAGTTCTTCTTATGTCTGTTTTTAATATCTATTTAACTTCAAAAATAAAGTGAAATTTTAATAATACAAATCTAACTACCACTCATCAAATGTTTTTATAGCTATAATCTTTTTAATAACTTTCATACATACCTTCTAAGTACAATGTATAGATAGTAAATTGATTTAAACTATAATCTTATCAACTGAAAAAATTCACAAGAATTCCTGTCTTTTCTCATCTTTTCCTCAATTCCTTTTCTAAATTCAAGAAAAGAAAAAGGAAGAACGCAACATAAACGCTTAGTATTCATGCTAAATTTCAGTGTGTATATACTTAAATTCTATATAGTTATTCCTCAACTCAAATTTAAATTCGATCTTGTATGAAATTTAGATTATTGTTTGCAATTTTATTGCGTTTTAAGACAATTCCACCGTGACAAGAATTATATACATATTTCTTTTGCCTTTCCTATGAATTGCAAAGATCCTCAGTATTAATTAATATTCATGTATTGATCATGATTTTCAAAAATTAGCACCATGGTTTTTAGGA
Proteins encoded in this region:
- a CDS encoding MerR family transcriptional regulator; amino-acid sequence: MEYGYFAQEVAKQLDINTNTLRRWSIELEKMEYIFERNERNQRIYYENDIDILKQMKEYLNQNWKLEEAATRSIDIVEENAQKTDSVQEEIDTEVTLQKRSQTDISIIQDKFSYMFNQQEKIVQQNQDIINLLLQERSEKEEKDLQIQLLQEKLDKTIQLLNEDRQEQLDNTKKTFIQRLFNRN